GGGGTTCGCCCCCGTCACCTTCACGCGCCCGAGCACCGCAAGCGTCTTCAGATCAAAGATCGTCACCGAGCTGTCACGCCCATTACTCGTAAATCCGCGACCAAGCGCGGGAGCGATCGCAATACCATGAATGCCCGGCGTGTCAGGCATCTCTCCGACCACGGTGTCGCGATCGATATCGATTACCACCATTTTGCTCGCGTGCGACACATAGAGCCGACGGGCCGCAGCGTCGATGCTGATATAGTCCCACCCTCCTTCGGCACCGACGGGGATCGTCTTGACGATGTGATAGCCGGCAGCCGCCGCGGCCTGTGCGTGGGCGGAGAGTGCCGGGAGCATGACCAATCCGCCGGCGGCGATCGTGGTGAGCCACCGGGGGAGTGCTCGCCGTTGAGAAGCGGAGGTACGTTGCATCGGAGTCCGTGCCGGGATGGGGGAAATCTTACGATCTCAAGGCTATGCCCCGTGCATGTCAGAATCGTGACAGCCGGTGCCGCTATTCCCGAAACGCACGTTGGACTCGATCTTCTCTCGCATGCCTCTCCGGGACAGCATCCTCGAACGCGATCACCTCGGCGCGTTCTGCAAGCACACCCACGTGTATCGCCCCGGCGCTGGCAGCGGGCCGCTGCGCGGCCTCACGTTCGGCCTCAAGGACATCTTCGACGTGTCGGGGCATCGTACGGGGTTCGGCAGCCCGGACTGGTTCGCGTCCCACGGCGAGGCGTCCACCACGGCGACGGTGGCGAGAACGCTCCTCGACGCCGGTGCCACGCTCGCGGGAAAGACACACACCGAAGAGATGGCCTTCAGTCTCACCGGGGAGAACGCGCACTACGGAACGCCGTTGAATCCGGCGGCGCCGCAACGGGTGCCAGGCGGGTCGTCCAGCGGCTCGGCGGCGGCCGTGGCGGGCCGCTTGGTCGACTTTGCCATCGGCAGTGATACGGGTGGCTCCGTGAGGGCACCGGCGAGCTTTTGTGGCATCTACGGCATCCGGCCCACGCACGGGCGCATCTCGCTCGACGGCGCCTGCGCGCTGGCCCCGATCTTCGACACGGTTGGATGGTTCGCCCGCGACGCGGCGCTAGTCGCGCAGGTCGGCGAGGTACTACTCGGCGGGGCTCCCGCGACAGCTGGCCGTGTGTTGCTGGCGCAGGACGCCTTTGCGCTGGCACTTCCGGGCGCGGCCGACGCGCTGGCACCGGCCGTTGCCCGTGTGACCGCGCTGCTGGGCGACGCGGAACCGGTAACGGTGAGCGCGGAAGGACTTCCCGCGTGGTTCGACGTGTTTCGCGTGCTGCAATACGACGACATCTGGCGCACGCATCGCGCATGGATCACTCGAGTGCGTCCGAAGTTCGGCCCGCAGGTGGGGCCACGCTTCGAAGCCGTCGCGCAGGTTCAGCCGGAGGAGGTCGCGGTGATGCGTGATCGACGCGCCGAGATCATGGCGCGATTGGATGAGCTGCTCGCGGGCAATGCGGTGTTGCTGCTCCCCACCGTGCCCGATATCGCTCCGCTGCTGAAGCGGCCGCCGGCGGAAACAGTCGCGTTCCGCGAGCGCGCGTTGGCCCTGCTTTGCATCGCTGGCCTGGGCGGGCTACCACAAGTGAACCTGCCGTTCGGCACGCTGAACAAGTGCCCCATCGGCCTATCGATGATCGCCGCGCGCGGGAACGATGAGATGCTGCTGGATATCGCGGCGCGATTTGGGGCGGTTCAGCACATCGACGTGCGAACCGCGGAGACCTAGGGAAAGATCACGCCGAGGCG
This region of Gemmatimonas groenlandica genomic DNA includes:
- a CDS encoding amidase; its protein translation is MPLRDSILERDHLGAFCKHTHVYRPGAGSGPLRGLTFGLKDIFDVSGHRTGFGSPDWFASHGEASTTATVARTLLDAGATLAGKTHTEEMAFSLTGENAHYGTPLNPAAPQRVPGGSSSGSAAAVAGRLVDFAIGSDTGGSVRAPASFCGIYGIRPTHGRISLDGACALAPIFDTVGWFARDAALVAQVGEVLLGGAPATAGRVLLAQDAFALALPGAADALAPAVARVTALLGDAEPVTVSAEGLPAWFDVFRVLQYDDIWRTHRAWITRVRPKFGPQVGPRFEAVAQVQPEEVAVMRDRRAEIMARLDELLAGNAVLLLPTVPDIAPLLKRPPAETVAFRERALALLCIAGLGGLPQVNLPFGTLNKCPIGLSMIAARGNDEMLLDIAARFGAVQHIDVRTAET